The following are from one region of the Leucobacter sp. Psy1 genome:
- a CDS encoding non-ribosomal peptide synthetase produces MLQFPSMARSSGSAEGMRLPLTEAQRGIWYAQQLDPQNPTYQIGQFLELEGPVDVELMTLSLTKVVADLDAMSSRFSEDADGPYATIQRPHPSARLLRVVDLTTAEPQTARAVAREQMDAEMRTPRELTGDDLFGATLFRMPGDTSQFFQRVHHIMLDGYSAVIALKYFAEVYSRLAKITLGGRFAGLVRTPLAHLAARIPSPLPAVPELLATLDTYRASDQYERDAAYWREALADEATVTGLEGPPASVARRVERVTVDLSADRAQQLASLGRELPKTVVALTALYMSRITGEERVSLGLPVTARRGSIAKRTPSMLSSILPMRIGIDPSLTVAETVQRAGDVVRGAVQHQRFRVEKIDGAPAYAGPSINLLPVIDDLQFGATSGTVNILSTGPVHDLSIVLSGLESGAADARLQLEGDAALHSAETLEEHAHRLLALFEEALTRQDARITDLPMVSAAESEALIDRGAGEVAPIPTRTVLDAFAENVDASPDRTAVVAADRTLTFGELDGEANRLARYLVDHGVGAGRTVAVRVDRTSSLPVAVLAVLRAGGVYLPLDPAYPVDRVAAMIEDSAPAMMLTETRLAERDRSDGASWDVRTVDLDTDTATWRRQSSRPLSAATAGEHDLAYIVFTSGSTGRPKGVGVDRLALRNLFEQHSASLFTPARERLGRTLRVAHTTGLSFDAAWDPMLWLCAGHELHLIDEDTRRDPERLVTALADAEIDAIETTPAFAEALIGAGLLTAKRHPTEIALGGEAVGPELWDTLAGRADIRAVNLYGPTETTVDSMVAEIESGTAPHLGGSVLNSRHYVLDAGLQPVPDRANGELYLAGANVARGYVGQPGLSAERFIADPFASDGSRMYRTGDVVQRRDDGSLRFVGRLDDQVKIRGYRVEIDEVESALRAQNGVASAAALVLGSGATARIIGYITASDAAEPADHALTESVREGMRRSVPDYMVPASVLLLDEFPMTPNGKLDRRALPAPEAGVVASQQPRTAAERLVAEAIAEVLEIAQVGIDDDFFASGGHSLLATRLAALLSERMERSVAVRDIFERPTAAALAELAGSSGEQRSRVSVAVRPDPLPVSLTQRRLWFLNRLEPESAAYNIPLVLEVNGPLDVGALRRALHDVVARHEPLRTRFPMEQGEPVQRVEGADEIRVPFIAIDAGGADVDTVVAHEATRPFDIAAELPLRALVLRATAERHIVVLTLHHIAADGWSLAPFARDLSWAYEAQLDQATPEFPPLPVAYADFALWQRDRLGDPEDPDSEIRQQLAYWKRALAGAPPEIALPREDARESTAETSAPTGVGDRVLELSADQHTALREAAQRHQASLFMVLHAALALTLEHVGAGEDIVIGTPVAGRDDPNLEELVGFFVNTIALRVSLSGDPTVEELLERVRAGNTEAYGHQEVPFDTVVDAIKPPRSAGRHPVFQVMLTLQNTAPAELKLGAAAVSVPGQMTSAGVKTDLLFDASTPDGDDGPLRIGIGYDRSLFASDTVDHIRDALARALAAVTNDGEQCISRVALGSSESGAPLTDTDRGPALAAGDLVLDRLRRTVDRIPDNTALSTASKQWTFRELDGELTRLAAGLAIRGIRPGDRVGVAMPRDADAIALVLAALRVGAVAVPIDVEYPDLRIAQMWEDAELTLLLTADPDRMRAIAADAEHSFSGAAVCGPDDLRRLCDESEEAAPIVHSARRGDTAYLVYTSGTTGRPKGVQVSHGALANVLAHHEHALIGPKRERLEREARMLHLSGLGFDAAWDPMLWLVSGAEIVMADDALRVDAESVVQTVREREIDVIETTPSYVAQLASVGLLDSINGREARLTLALGGEPVSAELWNRIADHPGVEGWNLYGPSETTVDAVIAPIEPGRVVIGAPISNLATRVLDRFLRPVPQGTEGELYLSGASLADGYRGRAAETASRFVADPTEPGARMYRTGDVVRRDRDGALEFLRRNDDQVKLRGFRIELGDVERTLERLEGVRQAVARVVSPVGRDTQAQLVAWVVPESSEHEIDAESLRGAAADRLPEYQVPTRITTVAELPMTPNGKIDIDRLPEPLMATSDRKPTTPVEQTIVDAFSAVLGVDDVGMDDDFFRLGGHSLLAVTLAGELRDRLGAEVPLRALFEATTPARVVAVIGSDAERADAGDGAGDGIASGPSVAEWNEMHPRSAGADAPLSPGQARLHFLNRLDPASPEYSVVLQAELSGELDVDALESAIDDVVARHEVLRTTYPDVDGAPVQRIAEAPQGLLRRGQLDTRQGFDLAHELPIRAGLEELAPDTWRLDLVIHHIATDGASLAPLTRDLATAYAARTAGAPALQRPLAVQYADFARMQRAQADVTDLHTDPGLVSWTERLEGIPDELDLPADGRRSESVSRRAIQVPFTVPAGIAEALGDAASAAGGTAFHGWLGALSGYLHRVGSGDDIVIGSPSAGRSDPDLADLVGFFVNTLPLRIEFADEPTLQQTIRRAREATLHAIEHESVPFERIVDAMSPERRLGRHPLFQTMLTVEEISDAALDLPGVEVRAIEPESTGAAKVDLSFTLRLRSSGEVDGVLEADAELFSPAAARGLIDRWIEFVQASSERPSDALRTIPFSANVARIDAYDSGEAMPEPLFDTLARTIAAAPHAQLISDGAMRLSATQLDDRVSAIAAGLAARGVVPGDAVAIHLPRSVDTLAVLLGVWRAGAVGVPIDTELPVERVRKMLSATAAVLRVIAGPETGADDASSDFDGTPAATVDALLVAAPDDRVVRVIEPHAPAYVIFTSGSTGEPKGVQVPHRALEALLASHRSTVMSGVQHARVAHTTGVGFDAAIDPLLWLVAGHEIVMFDDETRRDPRALVEALDTHEIDVWETTPSYVAALVEQSSIEEWWDARASDRPFTMLLGGEPVDQGLWTRLQAMSAVHAWNLYGPTEVGVDTLIAPVDRSPSPDLGATTTETTAYVLDDRLRPVAVGSVGELWLAGSQLADGYLGNAGSTADHFVADPFAADGSRMYRTGDLVVVRDRDEQGTARVESLGRSDGQVKIRGHRVEPGEIESVLRTVTGIVDAVVRPVSGPGGEVLAAWVVSTAAEGDTDGLVALARDALRDRLADYMVPREFVRIAEVPRTPNGKVDVRALPDVAVSGGTGRAPETDAEQAVAAAFTEVLGVRDVGAEDSFFALGGHSFIAQPLIDAVNRAVDAHLTVQSLFRAPTVEGLAALATTPNTSEADDVSESLGRILPLRAGDERAPLFMVHPASGLAWKFSGLAAQLPTERAVFGLQMPGIAPGDSELPLGNEVDDLLDAYLESIRDVQPTGPYHLIGFSLGGRLAHLLAGRLQDAGERVDLLVSIDAYPGETEQGAPGALAGLEADDEMWRAFLDANGIEPPADGALPHGVFEPEVALSHLRESGSPLGEIPVESVRQMVARFRNLGARLDEARLPIHSGEMLLFEATEDVPSDRPAPESWKRYVDGRVNVVPVPVRHQDMLDHAALAHLVPALETALAALETPE; encoded by the coding sequence GTGTTGCAGTTCCCGTCCATGGCTCGCTCGTCCGGCTCAGCGGAGGGAATGCGCCTCCCCTTGACCGAGGCTCAACGCGGTATCTGGTACGCGCAGCAGCTCGATCCCCAGAACCCGACCTACCAGATCGGCCAGTTCCTCGAACTCGAGGGACCGGTCGATGTCGAGTTGATGACGCTTTCCCTCACGAAAGTCGTGGCGGATCTCGACGCGATGAGTTCGCGCTTCTCCGAAGACGCCGACGGGCCGTACGCGACGATCCAGCGTCCGCATCCGAGCGCTCGCCTGCTGCGGGTGGTCGATCTGACGACTGCGGAACCGCAAACGGCACGGGCTGTCGCGCGGGAGCAGATGGACGCCGAGATGCGGACGCCACGCGAACTGACAGGCGACGATCTGTTCGGTGCCACGCTCTTCCGGATGCCGGGGGACACCTCGCAGTTCTTCCAGCGTGTGCACCACATCATGCTCGACGGCTACTCGGCAGTCATCGCGCTGAAGTACTTCGCCGAGGTGTACTCCCGTCTGGCGAAGATCACGCTCGGCGGTCGGTTCGCCGGACTAGTGCGCACGCCGCTGGCACACCTGGCCGCGCGGATCCCCTCCCCGCTCCCGGCAGTCCCCGAACTGCTGGCGACACTCGACACCTACCGAGCGTCCGATCAGTACGAGCGCGATGCGGCGTACTGGCGAGAGGCTCTTGCCGACGAGGCGACGGTCACCGGTCTCGAGGGCCCACCGGCATCCGTTGCGCGACGCGTGGAACGGGTGACGGTGGATCTGTCCGCCGACCGAGCGCAGCAGCTCGCGAGTCTCGGTCGTGAGCTTCCGAAGACGGTCGTCGCGCTCACCGCCCTGTACATGTCCCGAATCACCGGCGAGGAGCGCGTGTCATTGGGTCTCCCTGTGACCGCGAGACGCGGATCGATTGCCAAGCGGACGCCGTCGATGCTCTCGAGCATCCTTCCGATGCGTATCGGCATCGATCCGTCTTTGACCGTCGCCGAGACGGTGCAACGGGCCGGCGACGTCGTGCGCGGTGCGGTGCAGCACCAGCGCTTCCGCGTCGAGAAGATCGACGGCGCGCCGGCGTATGCCGGTCCCTCCATCAATCTGCTCCCGGTGATCGACGATCTGCAGTTCGGAGCGACCTCGGGAACGGTGAATATCCTCTCGACCGGTCCCGTTCACGACCTCTCGATCGTGCTGTCCGGTCTCGAGAGCGGAGCGGCCGACGCGCGATTGCAGCTCGAGGGCGATGCCGCGCTGCACTCCGCAGAGACACTCGAAGAGCACGCGCACCGCCTGCTCGCACTGTTCGAGGAAGCGCTGACCCGGCAGGACGCGCGCATCACGGACTTGCCGATGGTGTCCGCAGCGGAATCCGAAGCACTCATCGACCGTGGCGCCGGTGAGGTCGCGCCCATCCCGACGCGCACCGTGCTGGACGCGTTCGCGGAGAACGTCGACGCGTCCCCTGACCGCACCGCGGTGGTAGCTGCGGACCGCACTCTCACGTTCGGCGAGCTCGACGGTGAGGCGAACCGCCTGGCGCGGTACCTGGTCGATCATGGCGTCGGCGCCGGGCGCACGGTCGCCGTGCGCGTCGACCGCACCTCGTCCCTGCCGGTCGCCGTGCTCGCAGTGCTGCGTGCGGGGGGAGTGTACCTCCCGCTCGACCCGGCCTATCCGGTGGACCGCGTCGCCGCGATGATCGAAGACTCGGCCCCCGCGATGATGCTCACCGAGACACGGCTTGCTGAGCGCGACCGCTCCGACGGGGCGAGCTGGGACGTGCGGACCGTCGATCTCGACACGGATACCGCGACTTGGCGACGGCAGAGCTCGCGACCGCTCAGCGCTGCGACAGCGGGAGAACACGATCTCGCGTACATCGTGTTCACGTCGGGGAGCACGGGGCGACCCAAGGGCGTCGGTGTCGACCGGCTGGCACTGCGGAACCTCTTCGAGCAGCACAGTGCGTCGCTCTTCACACCGGCTCGGGAGCGCCTCGGCCGGACGCTCAGGGTGGCCCACACGACCGGGCTGTCGTTCGACGCGGCGTGGGATCCGATGCTCTGGCTGTGCGCGGGTCACGAGTTGCACCTGATCGACGAGGACACGCGCCGCGACCCCGAGCGGCTGGTGACCGCGCTCGCCGATGCCGAGATCGACGCGATCGAGACGACGCCGGCGTTCGCGGAAGCACTCATCGGTGCGGGTCTCCTGACCGCGAAGCGCCACCCCACGGAGATCGCGCTCGGCGGGGAGGCCGTGGGGCCCGAACTGTGGGACACCCTCGCCGGTCGCGCGGACATCAGGGCCGTGAACCTGTACGGACCGACCGAGACCACGGTCGACAGCATGGTCGCCGAGATCGAATCGGGAACGGCGCCGCACCTCGGCGGCTCGGTGCTGAACAGCCGGCACTACGTGCTCGATGCCGGACTGCAGCCCGTTCCCGATCGCGCGAACGGTGAGCTGTATCTTGCCGGTGCAAATGTCGCCCGCGGGTACGTGGGGCAGCCCGGGCTCAGTGCCGAGCGCTTCATCGCCGATCCGTTTGCCTCAGACGGTTCACGTATGTATCGCACTGGCGATGTCGTCCAGCGCCGCGACGACGGTTCTCTTCGGTTCGTCGGGCGTCTCGACGATCAGGTGAAGATCCGCGGATATCGCGTCGAGATCGATGAGGTCGAAAGCGCACTGCGTGCACAGAACGGTGTCGCATCCGCCGCGGCACTCGTGCTGGGCTCGGGCGCGACAGCGCGGATCATCGGGTACATCACTGCGAGCGACGCCGCCGAACCCGCCGATCACGCACTGACCGAATCGGTGCGCGAGGGTATGCGTCGATCGGTACCCGACTACATGGTGCCCGCCTCAGTCCTGCTGCTCGACGAATTCCCCATGACGCCGAACGGCAAGCTGGATCGGCGCGCACTCCCGGCACCGGAGGCGGGCGTCGTCGCGTCCCAGCAGCCGCGCACAGCCGCGGAACGCCTGGTCGCCGAGGCGATCGCCGAGGTGCTCGAAATCGCTCAGGTAGGCATCGATGACGACTTCTTCGCCTCCGGCGGGCACTCGTTGCTCGCCACGCGACTCGCCGCGCTGCTCTCCGAACGAATGGAACGATCAGTCGCCGTGCGCGACATCTTCGAACGTCCGACAGCCGCTGCGCTTGCCGAGCTCGCCGGGTCTTCCGGCGAGCAGCGCTCCCGAGTGAGCGTCGCCGTGCGCCCGGATCCGCTGCCCGTGTCCCTGACCCAGCGACGCCTGTGGTTCTTGAACCGACTCGAACCCGAATCGGCGGCATACAACATCCCACTTGTGCTCGAAGTCAACGGTCCGCTGGATGTGGGCGCGCTGCGGCGGGCGTTGCACGACGTCGTCGCCAGGCACGAGCCGCTGCGCACCCGATTCCCGATGGAGCAGGGCGAGCCTGTGCAGCGGGTCGAGGGCGCTGACGAGATCCGGGTGCCGTTCATCGCGATCGATGCCGGGGGTGCCGATGTCGATACCGTCGTCGCCCATGAGGCGACAAGACCGTTCGACATCGCAGCGGAGCTGCCGTTGCGCGCCCTCGTGCTTCGCGCGACTGCTGAGCGTCACATAGTGGTGCTCACACTGCACCACATCGCTGCTGATGGCTGGTCGCTCGCGCCGTTCGCCCGCGATCTGTCGTGGGCGTACGAGGCGCAGCTCGACCAGGCGACGCCGGAGTTCCCGCCGTTGCCGGTCGCTTACGCCGATTTCGCGCTGTGGCAGCGCGATCGTCTCGGTGATCCGGAGGATCCCGACAGTGAGATCCGGCAGCAGCTCGCGTACTGGAAGCGAGCCCTGGCCGGGGCGCCGCCGGAGATCGCGCTGCCTCGAGAGGACGCTCGGGAGTCCACGGCGGAGACGAGCGCTCCGACCGGTGTCGGTGATCGCGTGCTCGAACTGTCCGCCGACCAGCACACGGCGCTCCGCGAGGCCGCTCAACGGCACCAGGCGAGCCTGTTCATGGTGCTGCACGCGGCGCTTGCACTGACGCTGGAGCACGTCGGCGCTGGCGAGGACATCGTCATCGGTACCCCGGTTGCCGGTCGTGACGACCCGAACCTCGAAGAACTCGTCGGTTTCTTCGTGAATACGATCGCGCTGCGCGTCTCCCTTTCGGGCGATCCCACGGTCGAGGAACTCCTCGAACGCGTCCGCGCCGGCAACACCGAGGCATACGGCCACCAAGAGGTGCCCTTCGATACGGTGGTCGACGCGATCAAGCCGCCACGCTCGGCGGGTCGCCACCCGGTCTTCCAGGTGATGCTGACCCTGCAGAACACCGCTCCTGCCGAGCTGAAGCTCGGCGCCGCAGCGGTGTCGGTGCCCGGCCAGATGACGAGCGCGGGCGTCAAGACGGATCTGCTCTTCGACGCATCGACGCCCGACGGCGACGATGGCCCTCTCCGGATCGGGATCGGCTACGACCGTTCGCTCTTCGCCTCCGACACGGTGGATCATATCCGCGACGCGCTCGCCAGGGCGCTCGCCGCGGTGACGAACGACGGTGAACAATGCATCTCACGGGTCGCGCTCGGGTCCTCCGAGTCCGGTGCGCCCCTGACGGACACCGACCGGGGGCCTGCGCTGGCCGCAGGCGATTTGGTGCTCGACCGTCTGCGGCGAACTGTCGACCGGATTCCCGACAACACCGCGCTGAGCACGGCGTCGAAGCAGTGGACGTTCCGCGAGCTCGACGGCGAACTCACCCGGCTAGCAGCGGGCCTGGCAATTCGAGGGATTCGTCCTGGCGACCGAGTCGGCGTGGCGATGCCGCGTGACGCGGACGCGATCGCACTCGTGCTGGCCGCTCTGCGGGTCGGTGCGGTCGCGGTGCCCATCGATGTGGAGTACCCCGACCTGCGCATCGCGCAGATGTGGGAGGATGCGGAACTGACGCTGCTCCTCACCGCTGATCCCGATCGCATGCGAGCCATCGCGGCTGACGCAGAGCACTCGTTCTCCGGCGCCGCGGTCTGCGGACCCGACGACCTCAGGCGGCTCTGCGACGAGTCCGAAGAAGCCGCACCCATCGTTCATTCCGCACGACGGGGCGACACCGCTTACCTCGTCTACACCTCGGGTACGACAGGTCGGCCGAAGGGGGTGCAAGTCTCTCACGGAGCTCTGGCGAACGTGCTCGCTCATCACGAGCACGCCTTAATCGGCCCGAAGCGCGAGCGACTCGAGCGAGAGGCGCGCATGCTGCACCTCTCGGGCCTCGGCTTCGATGCCGCCTGGGACCCGATGCTGTGGCTCGTCTCCGGAGCGGAGATCGTGATGGCAGACGACGCGCTGCGCGTGGACGCCGAAAGCGTGGTGCAGACCGTCAGGGAACGCGAGATCGATGTGATCGAAACGACCCCGTCTTACGTCGCGCAACTCGCGTCGGTCGGTCTGCTCGACAGCATCAATGGCCGGGAGGCACGGCTCACGTTGGCGCTCGGCGGCGAGCCCGTATCGGCTGAGCTGTGGAACCGCATCGCCGACCACCCAGGTGTCGAGGGATGGAACCTCTACGGTCCGAGCGAGACCACCGTCGACGCCGTCATTGCGCCGATCGAACCGGGTCGCGTGGTGATCGGTGCGCCGATCTCCAATCTCGCGACGCGGGTGCTCGATCGCTTCCTGCGGCCAGTGCCACAGGGGACCGAGGGAGAGCTCTACCTGTCGGGTGCCTCGCTCGCGGACGGATACCGAGGGCGAGCAGCGGAGACTGCGTCGCGTTTCGTCGCTGATCCGACCGAACCAGGTGCCCGCATGTACCGCACCGGAGACGTCGTGCGCCGCGATCGGGACGGGGCACTGGAATTCTTGCGACGGAACGACGATCAGGTCAAGCTTCGAGGGTTCCGGATCGAGCTCGGCGATGTCGAGCGGACGCTCGAGCGCCTCGAGGGAGTGCGGCAGGCGGTCGCTCGGGTCGTCTCACCTGTGGGACGCGACACCCAGGCTCAGCTCGTCGCCTGGGTGGTACCGGAGTCAAGCGAGCACGAAATCGATGCGGAGAGCCTGCGTGGTGCCGCGGCCGATCGCCTCCCCGAATATCAGGTGCCGACCCGCATCACGACTGTAGCCGAATTGCCGATGACGCCGAATGGGAAGATTGACATCGATCGCCTACCCGAGCCGCTGATGGCCACCAGTGATCGGAAGCCGACAACCCCAGTCGAGCAGACCATTGTCGACGCCTTCAGTGCGGTGCTCGGGGTCGACGACGTGGGCATGGACGACGACTTCTTCCGACTGGGTGGGCATTCGCTGCTCGCCGTCACTCTCGCGGGTGAGTTGCGCGATCGGCTCGGAGCCGAGGTTCCGCTCCGCGCGCTCTTCGAGGCGACGACTCCGGCGCGCGTGGTCGCGGTCATCGGATCCGATGCGGAGCGCGCCGATGCGGGCGATGGTGCGGGTGACGGTATCGCCTCCGGCCCGTCCGTCGCGGAGTGGAACGAGATGCACCCGCGCAGCGCAGGTGCCGATGCGCCGCTCTCGCCCGGTCAGGCTCGCCTGCACTTCTTGAACCGGCTCGATCCGGCATCGCCCGAGTACTCCGTGGTGCTGCAAGCAGAGCTGTCCGGGGAGCTCGATGTGGATGCGTTGGAGTCGGCGATCGACGACGTCGTCGCCCGGCATGAGGTGCTGCGCACCACCTATCCTGACGTCGATGGGGCGCCTGTGCAGCGGATCGCCGAGGCACCTCAGGGACTCCTGCGCCGTGGGCAGCTCGATACGCGGCAGGGGTTCGACCTCGCGCATGAACTGCCGATCCGGGCCGGTCTCGAGGAACTCGCTCCCGATACGTGGCGACTCGACCTCGTCATCCACCACATCGCGACAGATGGCGCGTCGCTGGCCCCGCTCACTCGGGATCTCGCGACGGCATATGCCGCCAGAACTGCGGGCGCACCGGCGCTCCAGCGCCCGCTCGCGGTTCAGTACGCGGACTTCGCTCGGATGCAACGCGCGCAGGCGGACGTCACCGACCTCCACACGGATCCAGGTCTCGTGTCATGGACCGAACGCCTCGAGGGGATCCCCGACGAGCTCGACCTCCCGGCTGACGGACGTCGCTCAGAGAGCGTGTCGCGTCGCGCGATCCAGGTACCGTTCACCGTGCCGGCAGGCATCGCCGAAGCACTCGGCGACGCCGCGAGCGCCGCGGGTGGTACCGCGTTCCACGGCTGGCTCGGAGCGCTCTCGGGGTATCTGCACCGGGTCGGCTCCGGCGACGACATCGTCATCGGATCCCCGTCGGCCGGTCGCTCTGACCCCGACCTCGCCGATCTCGTCGGTTTCTTCGTGAACACGCTGCCGCTCAGGATCGAGTTCGCCGACGAGCCCACGCTCCAGCAGACCATCCGCCGAGCGCGCGAGGCGACGCTCCACGCCATCGAACACGAATCCGTCCCGTTCGAGCGCATCGTCGACGCGATGTCACCCGAACGTCGTCTGGGGCGCCATCCGCTGTTCCAAACCATGCTCACGGTGGAGGAGATCTCGGACGCGGCGCTCGACCTGCCCGGCGTGGAAGTTCGCGCGATCGAGCCGGAGAGCACGGGAGCGGCAAAGGTGGATCTCTCCTTCACGCTGCGTCTGCGCTCGTCCGGCGAGGTCGACGGCGTGCTCGAAGCAGACGCCGAGCTCTTCAGTCCCGCTGCAGCTCGCGGACTGATCGATCGCTGGATCGAGTTCGTACAGGCCTCGTCAGAGCGTCCTTCGGACGCGCTCCGCACCATTCCGTTCTCTGCGAACGTCGCACGGATCGACGCATACGATTCAGGTGAGGCCATGCCCGAGCCGCTGTTCGATACCCTCGCGCGGACGATCGCCGCAGCTCCGCACGCGCAGCTGATCTCAGATGGAGCGATGCGTCTCTCGGCGACGCAGCTCGATGATCGCGTGAGCGCGATCGCTGCCGGACTCGCCGCACGGGGTGTGGTGCCGGGTGACGCCGTGGCGATCCACCTGCCCCGATCCGTAGACACCCTGGCGGTTCTGCTCGGGGTGTGGCGCGCCGGCGCCGTCGGAGTGCCCATCGACACCGAGCTTCCAGTGGAGCGCGTGCGGAAGATGCTGAGCGCCACTGCAGCGGTGCTCCGTGTCATTGCCGGGCCAGAAACCGGGGCAGATGACGCCTCGAGTGATTTCGACGGCACTCCGGCCGCCACCGTCGATGCGCTCCTCGTGGCGGCACCCGACGATCGCGTCGTCCGCGTCATCGAACCGCACGCTCCCGCGTACGTCATCTTCACCTCGGGATCGACCGGCGAGCCCAAGGGGGTGCAGGTGCCGCACCGGGCACTCGAGGCTCTGCTCGCGAGCCACCGCTCCACCGTGATGTCTGGCGTGCAGCACGCCCGCGTCGCGCACACGACGGGCGTCGGCTTCGACGCCGCGATCGACCCGCTGCTCTGGCTCGTCGCCGGGCACGAGATCGTGATGTTCGACGATGAAACCCGCCGCGACCCGCGGGCGCTCGTCGAAGCGCTCGACACGCATGAGATCGACGTCTGGGAGACCACGCCGAGTTACGTCGCGGCACTGGTCGAGCAGAGTTCGATCGAGGAGTGGTGGGACGCGCGAGCATCAGACCGTCCTTTCACCATGCTCCTCGGCGGGGAGCCCGTGGATCAGGGGCTGTGGACCCGATTGCAGGCAATGTCGGCCGTGCACGCCTGGAATCTGTACGGGCCGACCGAGGTCGGTGTGGACACGCTGATCGCTCCAGTTGACCGATCGCCCTCGCCCGACTTGGGGGCGACCACCACGGAGACGACGGCGTACGTTCTCGATGATCGTCTCCGGCCGGTCGCGGTCGGCTCGGTGGGCGAACTCTGGTTGGCGGGAAGCCAGCTGGCCGACGGATACCTGGGCAACGCCGGGAGCACCGCCGACCATTTCGTTGCCGACCCGTTCGCAGCGGATGGCAGTCGCATGTACCGCACGGGAGACTTGGTTGTCGTCCGCGATCGCGACGAGCAGGGGACTGCACGTGTCGAGTCTCTCGGGCGTTCGGACGGCCAGGTGAAGATCCGCGGGCACCGTGTCGAACCTGGGGAGATCGAGTCTGTGCTTCGCACTGTCACGGGCATCGTCGACGCTGTCGTGCGGCCGGTGAGCGGCCCAGGTGGCGAGGTGCTCGCAGCGTGGGTGGTGTCTACTGCCGCAGAAGGAGATACCGACGGGCTCGTTGCGCTGGCACGGGACGCCCTGCGCGATCGGCTCGCCGATTACATGGTCCCTCGAGAGTTCGTCCGTATCGCTGAGGTGCCGCGCACGCCGAACGGCAAGGTCGATGTGCGTGCGCTCCCGGATGTCGCAGTATCAGGAGGCACCGGGCGAGCGCCTGAGACCGATGCCGAGCAGGCCGTTGCCGCAGCATTCACCGAGGTGCTCGGTGTCCGCGACGTCGGCGCGGAGGACTCATTCTTCGCCCTCGGCGGCCACTCCTTCATCGCCCAGCCGCTCATCGACGCGGTGAACCGGGCGGTCGACGCGCATCTCACCGTGCAAAGCCTGTTCCGTGCGCCGACAGTCGAAGGACTCGCTGCGCTGGCGACGACACCGAACACCAGCGAAGCGGACGACGTCTCCGAGAGCCTCGGCCGGATTCTGCCGTTGCGCGCCGGGGACGAGCGCGCTCCACTCTTCATGGTTCACCCCGCGAGCGGGCTGGCATGGAAGTTCTCCGGCCTCGCGGCTCAGCTGCCGACCGAACGAGCGGTCTTCGGGCTGCAGATGCCTGGGATCGCTCCCGGCGATTCCGAGCTCCCGCTCGGGAATGAGGTCGACGACCTGCTCGACGCGTACCTGGAGAGCATACGCGACGTGCAGCCCACGGGGCCCTATCACCTGATCGGGTTCTCGCTCGGCGGCCGCCTGGCGCACCTGCTCGCCGGACGACTGCAGGACGCGGGGGAGCGTGTGGACCTGCTCGTCTCCATCGACGCCTACCCTGGCGAAACGGAACAGGGTGCTCCTGGAGCCCTCGCGGGGCTCGAGGCCGATGACGAGATGTGGCGCGCGTTCCTCGATGCGAACGGCATCGAGCCGCCGGCAGATGGCGCTTTGCCTCACGGAGTGTTCGAGCCGGAGGTCGCGCTCTCGCACCTGCGCGAGTCCGGAAGCCCGCTCGGCGAGATCCCGGTCGAGAGCGTGCGTCAGATGGTCGCGCGCTTCCGCAATCTCGGTGCGCGTCTCGATGAGGCCCGCTTGCCGATCCATTCGGGGGAGATGCTCCTGTTCGAGGCGACGGAGGACGTGCCGTCGGATCGACCGGCACCTGAATCCTGGAAGCGGTACGTCGACGGGCGCGTGAACGTCGTTCCCGTTCCTGTGCGGCATCAGGACATGCTCGATCACGCCGCGCTGGCGCATCTGGTGCCGGCGCTCGAGACCGCGCTCGCCGCTCTCGAGACTCCGGAGTAG